In one Umezawaea sp. Da 62-37 genomic region, the following are encoded:
- the recR gene encoding recombination mediator RecR → MYEGPVQDLIDELGRLPGVGPKSAQRIAFHLLAAEPVDIGRLQDALQKVKEGVVFCDVCGNVSAETTCRICRDTRRDVTLICVVEEPKDVLAVERTREFKGRYHVLGGALDPLSGVGPDQLRIRQLLQRIGNQTDGKDVAEIIIATDPNTEGEATATYLIRMLRDFPGLTVTRLASGLPMGGDLEFADELTLGRAMSGRRVV, encoded by the coding sequence ATGTACGAAGGTCCCGTTCAGGACTTGATCGACGAACTCGGCCGGTTGCCGGGCGTCGGGCCCAAGAGCGCGCAGCGCATCGCCTTCCACCTGCTGGCGGCCGAACCGGTCGACATCGGGCGGTTGCAGGACGCCCTCCAGAAGGTCAAGGAGGGCGTCGTGTTCTGCGACGTCTGCGGCAACGTCTCGGCCGAGACGACCTGCCGGATCTGCCGTGACACCAGGCGCGACGTGACGCTGATCTGCGTGGTCGAGGAACCGAAGGACGTGCTCGCGGTCGAGCGCACCCGCGAGTTCAAGGGCCGGTACCACGTACTGGGCGGAGCCCTGGATCCGCTGTCCGGCGTCGGCCCCGACCAGTTGCGGATCCGCCAGCTGTTGCAGCGGATCGGCAACCAGACCGACGGCAAGGACGTGGCGGAGATCATCATCGCCACCGACCCGAACACCGAGGGCGAAGCGACCGCGACCTACCTCATCCGCATGCTCCGCGACTTCCCCGGCCTGACCGTCACGCGCCTCGCGTCCGGCCTGCCGATGGGCGGCGACCTCGAGTTCGCGGACGAACTCACCCTGGGTCGCGCGATGTCCGGCAGGCGGGTTGTTTAG
- a CDS encoding response regulator transcription factor, which translates to MTIRVLLADDQALIRAGFRVLIDSAPDLEVVGEATNGLQALELVRSTRADVVLMDIRMPELDGLEATRRISADEDLVGVKVLILTTFEIDDYVAKAIRAGASGFLGKGVEPAELLAAIRTVAEGDALLSPKATQSLISQFLSQPTTNAATPERLTVLTQREREVVALVANGLSNDDIASRLFVSPLTAKTHVNRAMMKLQARDRAQLVVIAYQTGLVQL; encoded by the coding sequence ATGACGATCCGCGTCCTGCTAGCCGACGACCAGGCGCTCATCCGCGCCGGGTTCCGCGTCCTCATCGACTCCGCGCCCGACCTGGAGGTGGTGGGGGAGGCGACCAACGGCCTGCAAGCGCTGGAACTGGTCCGCAGCACCCGCGCCGACGTGGTCCTGATGGACATCCGGATGCCCGAACTCGACGGCCTGGAGGCGACCCGGCGGATCAGCGCCGACGAGGACCTCGTCGGCGTGAAGGTGCTCATCCTGACCACGTTCGAGATCGACGACTACGTCGCCAAGGCGATCCGGGCCGGTGCCAGCGGCTTCCTCGGCAAGGGCGTCGAACCGGCCGAGCTGCTGGCCGCGATCCGCACCGTCGCCGAGGGCGACGCGCTGCTGTCCCCGAAGGCCACGCAGTCGCTGATCAGCCAGTTCCTGTCCCAGCCCACGACGAACGCCGCCACCCCGGAACGCCTGACCGTGCTGACCCAGCGCGAACGCGAGGTGGTCGCCCTGGTCGCGAACGGCCTGTCGAACGACGACATCGCCTCCCGCCTGTTCGTCTCGCCGCTCACCGCGAAGACCCACGTCAACCGGGCGATGATGAAGCTCCAGGCCCGCGACCGCGCCCAGCTCGTGGTGATCGCGTACCAAACGGGCTTGGTCCAGCTCTAG
- a CDS encoding (d)CMP kinase — translation MLAAPARLGKTRVVAVDGPAGSGKSTLARALALELNAPMIKTDHFATWDDPVAWWPRLVDGVLDPLARGETGRYQRLDWTDGLPKPGRWITIEPTDVLILEGVSSARRSIAPRLSYAFWLDGPTEAERLERAVARDGQQHRQEFVNWQQWERGWFAVDNTRSRADRII, via the coding sequence GTGCTCGCCGCGCCGGCCCGGCTGGGGAAGACCAGAGTGGTCGCCGTAGACGGGCCGGCCGGATCCGGCAAGTCCACTTTGGCCCGCGCGCTGGCCTTGGAACTGAACGCGCCGATGATCAAGACGGACCACTTCGCCACCTGGGACGACCCGGTGGCGTGGTGGCCGCGCTTGGTCGACGGCGTGCTGGACCCGTTGGCACGCGGCGAAACCGGCCGCTACCAACGTCTGGACTGGACGGACGGCCTGCCCAAACCCGGTAGGTGGATCACGATCGAGCCGACCGATGTGCTGATCCTCGAAGGGGTGTCATCCGCACGCCGATCGATCGCACCCCGGCTCAGCTACGCGTTCTGGCTGGACGGACCAACCGAGGCAGAGCGCCTGGAACGCGCCGTCGCGCGCGACGGCCAACAACACCGCCAGGAATTCGTCAACTGGCAGCAGTGGGAACGCGGCTGGTTCGCAGTGGACAACACCCGCTCAAGAGCCGACCGCATCATTTAG
- a CDS encoding ABC transporter permease subunit codes for MSTTTMERPVARMSAEPEPRLRFTGVLRSEWVKLRSVRSSSMTLLGAAFAMLSAGLIFASTRTGGGNGPGPRDLVDPTAISLAGVNIAQLIIGVLGVMVVSSEYSTGMIRSTLTGVPTRLPVLAAKVAVVIGTVFPTMLVIALSAFLGGQAIMGGADLPTAALGDPGVLMAIVGSAAALTGIAVIGVALGSITRSTAGALSTLFGLVFLAPGLGQLLLPTSWRDDVLKFLPSNASGSFTSVVPPADGLGTTAGVLVFAAWVVVPLIVAAVLLRRRDA; via the coding sequence ATGAGCACCACGACCATGGAACGACCGGTGGCGCGCATGAGCGCCGAACCCGAACCGCGCCTGCGCTTCACCGGCGTGCTGCGCAGCGAGTGGGTGAAACTGCGGAGCGTCCGGTCCAGCTCGATGACGCTGCTGGGGGCCGCGTTCGCGATGCTCAGCGCGGGCCTGATCTTCGCCTCCACGAGGACCGGCGGCGGCAACGGGCCCGGACCGCGCGACCTCGTCGACCCCACGGCGATCTCGCTGGCAGGCGTCAACATCGCGCAGCTGATCATCGGCGTGCTGGGCGTGATGGTCGTGTCGAGCGAGTACTCCACCGGCATGATCCGGTCCACGCTGACCGGTGTGCCCACCCGGCTGCCGGTGCTCGCGGCCAAGGTCGCCGTCGTCATCGGCACGGTCTTCCCGACCATGCTGGTGATCGCGCTCTCCGCCTTCCTCGGCGGCCAGGCGATCATGGGCGGCGCCGACCTGCCGACCGCCGCGCTCGGCGACCCCGGCGTGCTCATGGCGATCGTCGGCTCCGCCGCCGCCCTGACCGGCATCGCGGTGATCGGCGTCGCGCTCGGCTCGATCACGCGCAGCACCGCGGGCGCCCTCTCCACGCTCTTCGGCCTCGTGTTCCTCGCACCCGGACTCGGCCAGCTGCTGCTGCCGACCTCGTGGCGCGACGACGTGCTGAAGTTCCTGCCCTCCAACGCGAGCGGTTCGTTCACCAGCGTCGTGCCCCCGGCCGACGGGCTGGGCACCACCGCAGGCGTGCTCGTGTTCGCCGCCTGGGTGGTCGTGCCGCTGATCGTCGCCGCGGTGCTGCTGCGCCGCCGCGACGCGTAA
- a CDS encoding histidine kinase, whose translation MLSRSRALARRHPVVVDALFAVVLYLPSASSHGPPWMVAQPKPPMSLVLLALVFAVLAVRRRWPLGTLVVTAVGVVPAVVFGFELEPFLLPVVIATYTLAVRTDRWTALSSAVPMVVFLVLVVLLLTPAPGFTKESFARFAWIGMAAAIGDAVRSRRAFIAAIEERAVRAERTREEEARRRVAEERLHIARELHDVVAHHIAVINVQAGVAGHLITSQPEAAAEALGHVRRSSRAVLDELGGLLGVLRRPEESNTPTEPAPGMAQLDSLVDAFRASGLDLRSTLTGEVRDLPATVDLVAYRVVQEALTNAHRYGTGTARLSVVYTASEIILEITNALGGQPRDGGTGLGLVGMRERAGAVGGTIRTGIDGDDRFRVLATLPLQLGKKP comes from the coding sequence ATGTTGTCGAGGTCCCGCGCACTGGCGCGACGGCACCCGGTCGTCGTGGACGCCCTCTTCGCCGTCGTCCTGTACCTGCCCAGCGCCTCGTCGCACGGGCCTCCCTGGATGGTGGCGCAGCCCAAGCCGCCCATGTCGCTCGTCCTGCTGGCGCTGGTGTTCGCGGTGTTGGCGGTGCGCCGCAGGTGGCCGTTGGGGACGCTGGTCGTGACCGCGGTCGGCGTGGTCCCGGCGGTGGTGTTCGGCTTCGAACTGGAGCCGTTCCTGCTCCCGGTGGTGATCGCGACGTACACGCTGGCCGTCCGCACCGACCGGTGGACCGCGCTCAGCTCGGCGGTGCCCATGGTGGTGTTCCTCGTGCTCGTGGTGCTGCTGCTGACCCCCGCGCCCGGTTTCACCAAGGAGAGCTTCGCCCGGTTCGCCTGGATCGGCATGGCGGCGGCGATCGGCGACGCGGTCCGCAGCCGCCGGGCGTTCATCGCGGCCATCGAGGAACGCGCCGTGCGAGCCGAGCGGACCCGCGAGGAGGAGGCCCGCCGCCGGGTCGCCGAGGAGCGGCTGCACATCGCCCGCGAGCTGCACGACGTGGTCGCGCACCACATCGCGGTGATCAACGTGCAGGCCGGGGTGGCGGGCCACCTGATCACCTCGCAGCCCGAGGCCGCCGCCGAGGCGCTCGGCCACGTCCGCCGGTCCAGCCGGGCCGTCCTGGACGAGCTGGGCGGCCTGCTCGGCGTGCTGCGCAGGCCGGAGGAGTCGAACACCCCAACCGAACCCGCGCCCGGCATGGCGCAGCTGGACTCGTTGGTGGACGCGTTCCGCGCGTCCGGCCTCGACCTGCGCTCGACGTTGACCGGCGAGGTCCGCGACCTGCCCGCCACCGTCGACCTGGTCGCCTACCGGGTGGTGCAGGAGGCGCTGACCAACGCGCACCGGTACGGCACCGGCACGGCGCGCCTCTCGGTGGTCTACACGGCGTCCGAGATCATCCTGGAGATCACCAACGCGCTCGGCGGCCAACCGCGCGACGGCGGCACCGGCCTCGGCCTCGTCGGCATGCGGGAACGGGCGGGCGCGGTCGGCGGCACCATCCGGACCGGGATCGACGGGGACGACCGGTTCCGCGTCCTCGCCACCCTGCCCCTCCAGCTCGGGAAGAAGCCATGA
- a CDS encoding YbaB/EbfC family nucleoid-associated protein — MQPGQPNMQQILQQAQQMQQQLVTAQEELAEAEVTGTAGGGLVTAVVSGAGELKSLDIDPKAVDPEDTETLADLVVAAVRDANRAAQELAAQKMGPLAGGMGGMGDLGGLGGLLG, encoded by the coding sequence GTGCAACCCGGTCAGCCCAACATGCAGCAGATCCTCCAGCAGGCGCAGCAGATGCAGCAGCAGCTCGTCACCGCGCAGGAGGAACTCGCCGAAGCCGAGGTCACGGGCACGGCGGGCGGCGGCCTCGTGACCGCCGTCGTCTCCGGCGCAGGCGAGCTGAAGAGCCTCGACATCGACCCGAAGGCGGTCGACCCCGAGGACACCGAGACCCTGGCCGACCTCGTGGTCGCAGCGGTCCGCGACGCCAACCGCGCCGCACAGGAACTCGCCGCCCAGAAGATGGGCCCACTCGCCGGTGGCATGGGCGGCATGGGTGACCTCGGCGGTCTTGGCGGGTTGCTCGGCTGA
- a CDS encoding N-acetylmuramoyl-L-alanine amidase, producing MRGWTAVAVIGLVLAGCGTGAPVATRTPLLDPIPSVAFPVSSPAPTTTTPSPAPSREEVVVVLNPGHNGGNAAAPEEIGAQVPAGGGQVKACDTTGTETNAGYPEHAFNWDVAQRVRAALTAKDVTVVLTRDNDTGVGPCVDVRTDIGNRANAAAVVSIHADGSEAAGANGFHVAYPDPALNEAQGEPSLKLATVLRDGMARAGFSPANYIGSDGLDGRDDLAGLSLSERPAVFVECGNMRDATEAAVLSSENGKQRYADAIAASILAYVAR from the coding sequence GTGCGCGGGTGGACGGCTGTGGCGGTGATCGGACTCGTGCTGGCGGGCTGCGGCACCGGGGCCCCCGTCGCCACGCGCACCCCGCTGCTGGACCCGATCCCCTCGGTCGCCTTCCCCGTCAGCTCCCCCGCGCCGACCACCACGACCCCCTCCCCCGCACCATCGCGGGAAGAGGTCGTGGTCGTGCTGAACCCCGGCCACAACGGCGGCAACGCGGCCGCTCCCGAGGAGATCGGCGCGCAGGTCCCGGCGGGTGGCGGGCAGGTGAAGGCGTGCGACACCACCGGCACCGAGACCAACGCGGGCTACCCCGAGCACGCGTTCAACTGGGACGTGGCGCAACGGGTGCGGGCCGCCCTGACGGCCAAGGACGTCACCGTCGTGCTGACCCGCGACAACGACACCGGCGTCGGGCCGTGCGTGGACGTGCGGACGGACATCGGCAACCGCGCGAACGCGGCGGCGGTCGTGTCGATCCACGCCGACGGCTCGGAGGCGGCCGGGGCCAACGGCTTCCACGTCGCCTACCCGGATCCCGCGCTCAACGAGGCGCAGGGCGAACCTTCGCTCAAGCTCGCGACGGTGCTGCGCGACGGCATGGCGCGGGCGGGGTTCTCCCCCGCCAACTACATCGGCAGCGACGGCCTGGACGGGCGTGACGACCTGGCCGGACTGAGCCTGTCCGAGCGGCCCGCGGTGTTCGTCGAGTGCGGCAACATGCGCGACGCCACCGAAGCCGCCGTGCTCAGCAGCGAGAACGGCAAGCAGCGGTACGCCGACGCCATCGCGGCCTCGATCCTGGCCTACGTCGCGCGCTAG